A DNA window from Impatiens glandulifera chromosome 7, dImpGla2.1, whole genome shotgun sequence contains the following coding sequences:
- the LOC124945448 gene encoding transcription factor bHLH71, whose product MAVEAISSSSTDLFNFIIYDTISAAPFSSTTAFSDKEPPLMPPHLPLHQPPSSSDVQQGRKKRVRRKPKVCKNKEEAETQRMTHITVERNRRKLMNDHLCLLRSLMPESYVQKGDQASIVGGAIEYVKELEHHLQALEAQKLIFLRKLNQPTYPLLSIGEGTNNVIKEDLEIDQLKQQPFAQFFECPQYKQSQIDKFSSKCKASVADIEVTLIQTHANLRILAKKCHRIQLSKMVSSFQALNLAILHLNLTTFESLVLYSISVKVEEGCHFTSADDIADAVHSMLRMFEIETI is encoded by the exons ATGGCCGTCGAAGCTATATCCAGCTCCTCCACCGACCTCTTCAATTTTATCATCTATGACACCATTTCTGCCGCCCCTTTTTCCTCCACCACCGCCTTCTCCGACAAAGAACCACCGCTTATGCCGCCACACCTACCTCTTCATCAGCCGCCTTCTTCATCGGATGTGCAGCAGGGGCGGAAGAAGAGGGTCAGGAGGAAGCCCAAGGTTTGTAAGAATAAAGAAGAAGCAGAGACACAGAGAATGACTCACATTACTGTCGAAAGGAACCGCCGCAAACTTATGAACGACCACCTCTGTCTCTTGCGCTCCCTCATGCCCGAATCCTATGTCCAAAAG GGTGACCAAGCTTCTATAGTAGGCGGGGCTATTGAATATGTTAAGGAATTAGAGCACCATCTCCAGGCACTTGAAGCTCAAAAGCTTATTTTTCTGAGAAAACTTAACCAACCGACATATCCTCTGCTCTCGATCGGCGAAGGCACCAACAATGTCATAAAGGAGGATTTAGAAATTGATCAGCTCAAACAACAACCTTTTGCACAATTTTTCGAATGCCCTCAATACAAACAATCACAAATTGACAAGTTTTCATCTAAGTGCAAGGCATCGGTGGCAGACATCGAAGTCACTTTGATTCAAACACATGCAAATCTCCGTATCCTCGCCAAAAAATGCCATAGAATTCAGCTTTCTAAGATGGTTTCCAGCTTTCAAGCACTTAACCTTGCTATCCTTCATCTAAATCTAACCACATTTGAATCTTTGGTTCTTTACTCCATCAGTGTTAAG gtgGAAGAAGGATGTCATTTCACATCAGCAGATGACATAGCCGATGCAGTTCACAGCATGCTCAGAATGTTCGAAATcgaaactatttaa